In one window of Temnothorax longispinosus isolate EJ_2023e chromosome 11, Tlon_JGU_v1, whole genome shotgun sequence DNA:
- the LOC139821875 gene encoding uncharacterized protein isoform X3: MSSSSGLDMPNVDEAKKVVRNRTLPRQRSFQTQEINDGLTTRLSEIEVTSIFRNPNIYLPRNNDKNVPSDEVDTIQRVVDTIIDHSASGNSNSGPSQRLFEKADVTYKSVHFRYPQPSRQPS, encoded by the exons ATGTCGAGCTCCTCCGGCCTCGACATGCCCAACGTTGATGAGGCAAAGAAGGTCGTCAGAAACAGAACTCTACCGCGGCAGAGGAGTTTCCAGACCCAGGAGATCAATGATGGGCTGACAACGCGTCTCA GTGAAATCGAAGTGACGTCTATCTTCAGGAACCCCAATATTTATCTTCCGCGCAATAACGACAAAAATGTACCATCAGACGAGGTGGACACGATTCAGCGAGTGGTCGACACAATCATCGATCATTCTGCTAGCGGCAACTCGAATT CAGGACCAAGCCAGCGACTGTTCGAGAAAGCTGATGTCACCTACAAATCCGTTCATTTTCGCTACCCTCAACCTTCACGCCAGCCCTCATAG
- the LOC139821875 gene encoding uncharacterized protein isoform X2: MSSSSGLDMPNVDEAKKVVRNRTLPRQRSFQTQEINDGLTTRLSEIEVTSIFRNPNIYLPRNNDKNVPSDEVDTIQRVVDTIIDHSASGNSNYLRKLSLPDEAGPSQRLFEKADVTYKSVHFRYPQPSRQPS; the protein is encoded by the exons ATGTCGAGCTCCTCCGGCCTCGACATGCCCAACGTTGATGAGGCAAAGAAGGTCGTCAGAAACAGAACTCTACCGCGGCAGAGGAGTTTCCAGACCCAGGAGATCAATGATGGGCTGACAACGCGTCTCA GTGAAATCGAAGTGACGTCTATCTTCAGGAACCCCAATATTTATCTTCCGCGCAATAACGACAAAAATGTACCATCAGACGAGGTGGACACGATTCAGCGAGTGGTCGACACAATCATCGATCATTCTGCTAGCGGCAACTCGAATT ATTTGAGAAAATTATCCTTACCCGACGAAGCAGGACCAAGCCAGCGACTGTTCGAGAAAGCTGATGTCACCTACAAATCCGTTCATTTTCGCTACCCTCAACCTTCACGCCAGCCCTCATAG
- the LOC139821875 gene encoding uncharacterized protein isoform X1, translating to MSSSSGLDMPNVDEAKKVVRNRTLPRQRSFQTQEINDGLTTRLSEIEVTSIFRNPNIYLPRNNDKNVPSDEVDTIQRVVDTIIDHSASGNSNCKNVHKTNVETIIALDNNRIIDLRKLSLPDEAGPSQRLFEKADVTYKSVHFRYPQPSRQPS from the exons ATGTCGAGCTCCTCCGGCCTCGACATGCCCAACGTTGATGAGGCAAAGAAGGTCGTCAGAAACAGAACTCTACCGCGGCAGAGGAGTTTCCAGACCCAGGAGATCAATGATGGGCTGACAACGCGTCTCA GTGAAATCGAAGTGACGTCTATCTTCAGGAACCCCAATATTTATCTTCCGCGCAATAACGACAAAAATGTACCATCAGACGAGGTGGACACGATTCAGCGAGTGGTCGACACAATCATCGATCATTCTGCTAGCGGCAACTCGAATTGTAAGAATGTGCACAAGACAAACGTGGAAACTATTATTGCCTTGGATAATAATCGGATTATAGATTTGAGAAAATTATCCTTACCCGACGAAGCAGGACCAAGCCAGCGACTGTTCGAGAAAGCTGATGTCACCTACAAATCCGTTCATTTTCGCTACCCTCAACCTTCACGCCAGCCCTCATAG
- the LOC139821875 gene encoding uncharacterized protein isoform X4, with protein sequence MYHQTRWTRFSEWSTQSSIILLAATRIDQASDCSRKLMSPTNPFIFATLNLHASPHRLPRKRIRALNRECFVDNQHDDQQLNQYKVLNEIGKEAANHWQSWATWT encoded by the exons ATGTACCATCAGACGAGGTGGACACGATTCAGCGAGTGGTCGACACAATCATCGATCATTCTGCTAGCGGCAACTCGAATT GACCAAGCCAGCGACTGTTCGAGAAAGCTGATGTCACCTACAAATCCGTTCATTTTCGCTACCCTCAACCTTCACGCCAGCCCTCATAGATTGCCCAGGAAACGCATCCGAGCGCTCAATAGGGAATGCTTCGTCGATAACCAACATGACGACCAACAATTGAATCAATACAAAGTGCTGAACGAGATCGGAAAA GAAGCAGCTAATCATTGGCAGAGCTGGGCCACTTGGACCTGA